A window from Balearica regulorum gibbericeps isolate bBalReg1 chromosome 1, bBalReg1.pri, whole genome shotgun sequence encodes these proteins:
- the LOC104643405 gene encoding 2-oxoglutarate receptor 1 yields the protein MASERTGNFTALPGRADPLPICKDEDFLQVKFYLSVLYSLIFLVCFPGNIVAIFVYFVKMRPWKSSTIIMLNLAITDLLYIATLPFFIHYSANGNNWIFGDFMCKFIHFCFYFNMYSGIIFLSCFSIFRFFVVVHPIKCFFVQKRRWAVVTCIIVWVISLVVISPLGILIATKHTQNRTICPDLAAAEDLNTSRWYNWLLTIFAFFLPLLMVTLCYVLIIYTLATGPHTQACYKQKARRLTIVLLVVFYVCFLPFHIFRGIRLELRVRPVSCHLKNMILFMFIIAKPLAALNTFGNLLLYVVTGDNFQQAILSLLKFRTNKNLK from the coding sequence ATGGCATCTGAACGCACCGGCAATTTTACTGCTCTGCCAGGCCGGGCAGACCCTTTGCCAATCTGCAAAGATGAAGATTTCTTACAGGTGAAATTCTATCTCTCCGTCCTTTACAGCCTAATCTTCCTGGTGTGCTTCCCAGGGAACATCGTGGcaatttttgtttactttgtcAAGATGAGgccctggaaaagcagcaccaTCATTATGTTAAACCTGGCTATCACTGACTTATTATACATAGCCACGCTTCCTTTCTTTATTCACTACTCTGCTAATGGAAATAACTGGATTTTTGGAGACTTCATGTGCAAGTTTATTCACTTCTGTTTCTACTTCAACATGTACAGCGGTATTATCTTCCTTAGCTGCTTCAGCATCTTCCGCTTTTTTGTAGTTGTTCACccaattaaatgcttttttgttcaAAAACGGAGATGGGCAGTAGTGACTTGCATCATTGTTTGGGTGATTTCCCTGGTGGTCATCAGCCCCTTGGGCATCCTGATTGCCACGAAGCATACGCAGAACAGGACGATCTGCCCAgacctggctgctgctgaggaccTTAACACTAGTCGGTGGTACAACTGGCTGCTGACAATATTTGCCTTCTTCTTGCCCTTGTTGATGGTGACTCTGTGTTACGTGCTCATTATTTACACCTTGGCTACTGGGCCCCACACGCAGGCTTGCTACAAACAAAAGGCTCGCAGACTCACCATCGTCCTCTTGGTGGTCTTCTATGTGTgcttcctccccttccacaTCTTTCGAGGGATTCGGCTGGAGCTCCGAGTACGACCGGTTAGCTGCCACTTGAAGAACATGATCCTTTTTATGTTTATAATAGCTAAACCTTTAGCAGCCTTAAATACTTTTGGAAACTTACTGCTCTATGTAGTGACGGGAGACAACTTCCAGCAGGCAATCCTCTCGCTCCTAAAGTTTCGGACAAACAAGAACTTGAAGTAG